A window of Glycine soja cultivar W05 chromosome 2, ASM419377v2, whole genome shotgun sequence genomic DNA:
CTCCTTTTAAAGAAACACTTCAcattctctttaaccactcttgGATCCTTCTCCCACTTACCATTTACCAATAAACCACTTATTGAATTTTTCATCCTTCTCCATTTAACAATTGTGTGGAAATATCTAGAATTTTTGTCACCCTCCTTAAGCCATTGATATATTGACTTTTATCGCAGAAGGGACTCCTTCTTCCTTACAATATTTCAATATTCCACAAAAGTACTTTTTTGTGTATGATATCCTCCTCAACCACAAATAGGCTTATCTATTAAGgcttaaaaaactttttaaatgacCCAAAGCCTAACCTTTTTCTATAAAAACCTGGGTCTAGTTTAATAAAGATCAAGGTGTggtttatttttgaaaagtttGATCAAACTTGACCTTGATATAAGTTAGGAGACCCCATGGCCTATTCCCACTCCTAATAGAGTGTGAGATAGTTTACAAGTTTTGattcttcaaaaatatttgtatgcatattatatacattatttttctcATCAATAACAACTCACTTGTATTGTTTTAGCTCAAGAATTTAATGctcgtgttttttttaaaaaaaaaacttgaatatgATTGTTAATGTGTGttcttctaaaaaattaaacaatgaatTACAAGGTGTTTATGCAACTAAACTTATCCCTTTGATTACAAATGATGAAATTAAGATTAGAATGAAAGTTGatcaaataaacatatttacacaaataagtaataaataaatatttctatagTCTTATAGTTAACCTAAAGGACTAAAATATGTGGACTACATGGATGAAATTAGAAGGATGTAAAACAATAACGAAaagaataacaataaaaaaatatataaaattactatataaaaaaaacctaatcGCAATGCATGCCATCATTTTCGCATCAAAAGAGAATttgataagaagaaaaaaaaaagtaagaacgATAATCAATcagagaaaaaataatcaaacagatagtaaaaaacataataagTCATAACAATAAAAGGTTAActttggaagaagaaaaagagatgtaaatacaaatttaaaatgcGTTAAAAATAATTCTATAAGAATGAGATTGCAACAAGGATGcaaaacaataacaacaacggAAACAAcagataagaaaatatttttcttcatattactgacaaaaaaaataataccttTTTCGTGGTGAATCACGTACAAACCGTCATTTCCGTATCAAATAGAAAttgataagaagaaaaagaaactaatatATAATAAGTCTAAATGATAAAACAATACTTAATCAGAAAAAAAGGTTAACTTTAGATGACAGAGTAGAAAAAAATTGCAGAATCGTttcaaaagataagaaaaatgagATTACATGAAAGAATCCATACCTTAAGCATAAAGAACttgtagaagataaaaaaaaattagccttTTGGAAGATGTAGGAGTATTATCTACTAAGTTTGAAAGGTAGAGTTCTTGAATGATCAGAGAGCGAGAGGAACAATTCATTTATATAGAGACTTTAGATTTTAGTCTATTAGAAAAACAATGAATTACCTGTAaaaaagcaacaacaacaatgaattGCAATTAATTTGGgagtaattttgaaatttaaaagctCAAATTATATGTTATAGTTTTGAAATGTATCCTCTTAAAGTCATGGCATTTTATATACGTAGattcaaacatatttatttatatattttattttataaaatgttactttattctaatatatatatatatatatatatgtatatataataataataataataataataataataatgaaaatatataatataaaattataggaCGTTAATTATGTGCTTTGACACTAATTATTAggcaataaaaatttaacaataaaattgaattgagcactatttaataaatattctagGAAGCATCAAATACTGGGGTTTGATTTGTAATCCATGGAATTTAACTTAATGAATAATGACCCGTTTTATTTATAaaggaggatttttttttaataagtactCTCAACGTTTTATTTAATAggacatattaattaattttaatttcgaaataaatttaaatcaattttagatttatgttttttgaagatatattatttaatggaacataaatgaattaatttaaatttaaatttggtttGTAATTCAACTAATCTATTACAAACTACCGAATACAAGTGTTATTCATACTTTAAGAAGTTACATGATCTGAatctgaaaataaattttaaattttgtaattatagatagataaaattaaaaatatatacttttagttgtctgtatatatattttaataagtaGGGAACCGGTAGCATAAAtctatgattaaaaatatttgaattgaaaaaGCAATTAAGAAATAGTAACCTTTATTATTCACTCTAAAAgttttttctaattcaaaattCTGTACATAATTAAAActcattaattcaaattttgctacaaaaattataataaatataattatggtttgaatccgaaccaaatatatatataaagcacgAGAATGTGTGAATGTGTTATCTGAACCTTTTTCTAAATGAAATGTATAATCCAAACTTGAAAAGTTATGTTGGATTCGATTCAACACTATGTATTCTAAATCTGTAAATGAATCTGTACATTTATAATTATACACCAAATATTTACAAAGTACTATGTGATGGAATGTGCTATCTGAACCTCTTTCTAAATGAAACTTATAATCCAAGCAGATTTAAGATTGTGTAATCCAAATCTGTAAATGGAtttgtaaatttataattatagataGATTTAATtacctatttaatttttataatttttaaatttatttcttttaaatcttataattaataagtaatttttttaatttttaaaatttatattttaattttcaaaacgttccgttaaaattttttaattaatagagttaaaaaaaacttaataacttaataagcataatttttttggaattaaaatataaattttagaactaaaaaaattatttattaattataaatactaaaaaaaaaaactataacgacttactaattaaaataataacccCTGCCGTGAAATTTCCAACACGTCGCAACTCGCACTTTTCAAGTGTTGCACAAACACGTTGTTCGCGTATGTACTTCCACTTCCCCAGCGTCCCCCCTATATAAATGCCTCGCTGTCTCTACCGCCCTACTTTCTACTACTCCCATACTCATCTCCCTCTCACCTTCCTACACCCGCCCGCACCCGAGCTTTCCCCCACTCACCTTCGGATCTCCTCCTCCGTCATGGCCTACCGCCCCAACTACCGAGGCGGCGGCGGCAGTGGAGCCTCCTCCTCCGCCGCTCGCGGCGGCAGCCGCCGTGGTGGCGGTGGTGGACGTGGCGGTGGCAGCGGAGGACGCGGTGGACGCGGCGAGCAGAGGTGGTGGGACCCTGTTTGGCGCGCCGAGCGCCTGAGGCAACAACAAGCTGAGGTAAATTCAaatgcaaagttcaaaacaaaataaaaaaattaaatttttgataaTGTACAAAGCTtattagtagtagtagtagtattttcttttggctaaaaaaaaaatacttattatagTTCTTTAGGTGCTGCTGAATGTGTTGTTCTTCAATTGGAATTGAATCTTCACTTGTATAATCCTTTAACGCGAACTTTTATTATGTGGATTATCGTTATGAAACTCTAATTCTGATAGGAGAACGACACAAGGAACtgcatttaagtttttttttgtgtgtgtttgatAATGTGCTCTGCCACTGCATGTTCTGTGGTGactttggttaatttttttttttttttgttacactaGTTTGAATAGGGGGAAAGATGAAATTACACCGGTGTAACTTTTAACAACTATTACACCATTCTATAACTTTTAAATGAATAATGTTTTCTTAAAACTTACTGTTGAATTAGAAGTTTCTTTCAGATAGATCACATttgtaaaatttcatattaatataaaatcatttgatATCTCGTTCATATAGATTAAAATCGACGTAatataaacatttcaaaatatattgaaatatgaatcatttgattactttcttgtttttcaattttgataaaatttgacacAACGATATTACCTTCTTggttatatgtaaatataattcaaCGGTTAGATCAATAAAAATCGCGTTCtatatcaagttataaaaattgtGTAATAGTTGTCAAAGTTACACGGGTATAATTTGATCCCTCctctttgaataattttatcaatatttttttttttaattttgcagaAGGAGGTGTTGGATGAGAATGAGTGGTGGGATAAGATAGAGAAGATGAAGAGAGGAGGGGAGCAGGAGATGGTAATTAAGCGTAACTTTAGTATTGCAGACCAGAAAACCCTAGCTGATATTGCCTATCAGCATGAGCTCTACTtgtatgtttactaaatacttttattttcttcatcatTTAACCAGATAGTTAATTGTATTTGTGATGTTTTACTATGTTTGTCCTTGGTTTGGAGGGAGAGAAATGAGGCGGTAGAGTCATTGATCAGAAAATCAATAGATGAGATTATGATGACATACATGCACATGTAATTGTAAAACAAACTGTGTGTCTAATCAATAGTTATTTCCTTGTGTGTCTCatggtaaaagatttttgttGTGGATTGTGCTTCCACATTTTCCTTGTGGAATGAACTCTTCATTATGTGCCAAATTCGTTTGTCCTAATAtgatagtttatttttattctaatctcACTTGAAATAAAGTATTTAGCTTATTTCTTCTAATGGTTTCCCTTTTCTCTGGCTAATGTTAGATTCCACTTTGCAAAGTATTTGGTTGTGATTTGCTTTGATGCTACATTATTGCTGATGTGTGAATTAGGGGTTTTCAAGTTTGGGTTTGTTTGACGATTAGGCTTGAACCAAACCATACTGCTCATTCTGTCAAATTCACAAGCTGAGTTCTTATGGATTGAACTTGGCTGTGTACCATAAAAGTAGATCACTGAACAGAAATAATGTAGTGTCAGTTGTGTTAATACCACAGTATGTATTAGTTAATAATCTGAATTTCTCTATGATTGACacacaataaattaaaacaactaGGTTCCATACAAAACACATCAATAAACAACATAAATCATAGATTTTCAGTTTAACAACTTGCAGATTCATTGTATAGATTTTCAGCTGTAGCAACTTAGcaacacatttttaataaagGTCCTTTTTATGGGATTATATTGGTTAGAAACGAGGTCGGGGAAATGACTTGTGTGGAAATTGGGGATGGTGATGGCAGGCTAAAAATGTATGTAAAAGTGGCCTGGCTGGGATTTGACACTAGGATCAGGCAGTTCACAAAAGGACTTAGTGTCACTAGCTCTTGGGTAAATGtagtatatttaaatataaactatTGCCTCAATTTTTCCTCCCTAACTGTGGTATGGACCgatttcttttgttgttgtaaTGTGCATTGAACCAAATGGTACAACATTGTTTGAATTAATAGACAATAAGCAGCAATAGTTAACTTGATGATTCATGATTAGTCTGGATTTGTTTTAGTGCTGTACTTGGTCTGGCCAATTTTTTGGCTACCCTAAGGTGCATATTGTACTTGTGCTACTGGTATTGTGTTGGTATCTAGAAGGGCTAGGCAACTATAATGTGTAACATAACTTTCTAAATTCCTGACtgtaattgaatttgtggaaatAATCATTGGTGGCATAGAATATGCTTACATACTAAGCATAGATTACCTGTACTGATGAACATTTTGAgcttaatcttatttttttattttaactaacaTCTTAATGGCTTGATTTGTACTTGGGCAAAGAAAGCCATGCTTATAGTAAGGGGAAGGTTCTCATTGTTAGCAAAGTTCCATTGCCTGATTATCGTGCAGATCTTGATGAGCGTCATGGATCAACACAGAAAGAGGTGGAGTATACCTATCCTATTTTAATGTCTGATTACTTATTTCTTGCTGCATGTAGAAATGTGCTAACTATGTTAAGTTTTTGGCAGATTAAAATGTCCACAGACATTGAGAGAAGGGTAGGAAATCTTTTGAATAGCTCACAGTCAACTGGGGCAACACTGTCTAGTCTTCCTTCTATATCAGCTGACCTTGGACAAAAACAATCTGCAGCCCCTATAAAATATGTTTCTTCACGACAGACTGATTCTTCTAAGGAGAAACTTAGTGTTGCACTCAAGGAAAGGCAAGAACTTGTACAGGTACCTAAGCATTTGGCAGTAATTTGGCCATAAACTGATATCATCTGTTTGCTTGAATTGTGCCATCTACATGACAGCCTCATGTTCTATTTTAAACTAACATCGGGATGGGATATTATTTATGTGCAGGCAAGTGATAGTTTGAAGGAAATGAAATCATTTAGGGAGAAGCTTCCTGCATTTAAAATGAAGTCTGAGTTTCTGAAAGCTGTTCAAGAAAATCAGGTGGGCAGATATTTCTATCTATTGTTACAAAAATGTCTTATTTACCATAGTTTATTGACTTGATTCATAATAAGTCTGCAAGAAATAATATCTATAGATCTTCATGGAAGTAAGAAAGGGCAAACTTTATTACTAGATCTATGGGTGGAGTACATTGTGAATATGGATGATACATTGTCTGTTTGGACTTCTTTTCCTACATTGTATTTGACTGTTTTTGAATTATCATCAATTGCAGTTATTATTGGTTATAGTTATATCTTTGGTTCTTCAACAGCATAAAATTTGGCTTGTGTTTGCACAGGTATTAGTAGTTTCAGGAGAGACAGGTTGTGGTAAAACAACACAGTTGCCACAATTCCTTCTGGAAGAAGAAATATCTTGTTTGCGCGGAGCTGATTGCAACATAATTTGTACTCAGCCTCGTCGAGTATCTGCAATTTCTGTTGCAGCTCGAATATCTGCTGAAAGAGGTGAGAGTCTTGGGGAAGCAGTTGGATACCAAATCCGTCTTGAATCAAAACGTTCTGCAGAAACACGCCTTCTTTTCTGCACCACTGGTGTATTACTTCGGCAGTTGGTAATATTAGATTCCTCTCAAACTAAAAGTCTCCAGTTTTTTAGATTCCAGTTCCTGTCTAAATTTGTTTATGTTTCAGTCTTTCTTCTATTGCCACTCATTGGTATTTGTCTGAGGTTTTGATGTTCCCTATGCTATTTTTCCTAAGTTTTTTCTTTGGCAAGGGGGGAGAAAAAGGGGGGGTCAGGGGAGGTTGCATGTCTCATACTTGTAGTAAATATAAAACCATTTATGAACCTTCTTCTAATAGCGTAAGCTTTTGAATTGTGAGAGTTGATGATGACATGGTATAATGGTCAGAAAATTGTTTCTTGACCCCAATAttccaaataaaagaaaaatgaatttcaGCATAAGGTTAGTTTGTGCTTTTTCAGTCCTAAATGCTCGTGTGATCAGTTGAGttagatataaatttataaaactaaatgtAAGCCTTCACCTAGTTTAAGTTTTTGGGACTGTTTCTGCTTGCAGATTGTGTCACTGGTTCTTGTATAGAACATAAAATTCATACTGTGAGGAGAGGATAAAATAGCTAGGTGATTACAAGATTGGTCCATAActcaatttctatttttaattggaaagaggaaaaatatataGTTGAGAATTTTGCATCTTTATATGGGATGTTCTTATATTCTTCCTAGCAACTAGTGGCCTTGTTTTTACTGTCTTTGTTGTTAAATAGGTACAAGACCCAGACTTGACTGGTGTTAGTCATTTGCTGGTGGATGAAATTCATGAAAGAGGCATGAATGAagactttttaattataattttacgtGACCTTCTTCCTAGGCGTCCAGATTTGCGTCTCATTCTGATGAGTGCCACCATTAATGCTGATATGTTCTCTAAATACTTTGCAAATGCCCCAACAATGCACATACTGGTATGcatgattttatatttcatattatcAATTCATATTTGTGGATTTCAATGCAAATAAAGTATTcctatgttttttaattatatttggacATATGTGCCAGGGATTTACTTACCCTGTGGCAGAGCACTTCCTGGAAGATGTGTTGGAGAAAACTCGATACAGCATCAAGTCAGATTTTGACAATTTTGAGGGGAATTCAAGGAGGAGAAGGAAACAACAGGATTCAAAGAAGGATCCTTTGACTGAAATGTTTGAGGCATGTATATTTGACCCATCAATCCATGTCTTTAAAATCTTCATGATGTATTAGATGCTTTGAAGTtgaattatcaattttattttctgcaTACTTGTGGAATTAAGACTCTAAAGAGTTATTTGTCACTGATTTTGTTTCTTGGGTTAAGTAGAGTCTTGTATGTTTTAGTGATGTCTTATTAATGTCAAATTTGTTGAATTATATTTATCCCCTCCCCCCCCCAATACCTTTTCCAATGTTATGTATTCAATTTATGGTAGTTACAGAATCAATATGGTTTTGGGTTCAAAAGCTTTGCTTTTTCCTTCtagattttggttttttttttttttttttgcaaggcCATATGATGAAAGCAGTTCCTAATTGTTGTTGAAATGCAGTTGGCAACTTCCCCAAGGGATTCTTCCTGTTAATATTGAGGGATAAAATTTGACAACAGACAATTTGCTTCAATTGGTGGATGTTAGTTGGGCTATATTCTTGTTTTGGGGTGTACTTCTTTGATGTCTTGTTGACAGTTAAATATAATACCCTCTTTCTATGTAATGCATCTCTcatcattataataaaaaaaattatcaaaaagaaaaaaaaaattgtctagaATTTAGTGGCCTTATCTTCCtggcaaattaaatattttcttttctttgaattagTGATATGTGCTGCTTGCTTCTCTTACTAATTGGCTCACCTCTTCCTATTGTCACTTAACGTATATAAAATGCTCATACATCTCTTTGTTCTTTCAGGATATTGATGTAGAtactaattacaaaaattacagCTTGGGTGTTAGAAAATCTCTAGAAGCTTGGTCAGGTTCGCAGATTGATTTGGGTTTGGTATGTGTATGCACTTTATTTTGGCAGATTAACCTGtactttataaatttaatttatctgCTATTTGGaaaatctcttttatctttctctatCAGTGTAAAAAACTTAGTATTATTTATCTGGTCAAGATGCATCagaagtttgaatttttttgctGCAGCTAGTGTAAAAGTCTGTGGAAACAGGAAGTATTGCGGAGAATTGTGTTGCATAGTCCATTTATTTATACAAGTTTATCTTATGTATACTTATTTTAACAATTGTGCTGTAGGAGCTGAGAAGGACTAACTTCAGAGATAATTAACAGCTATTAACTACAATCATATATGCGACAGTTGACTTATCTTCTAACATGTGCTAAATGTTCAAATGAATCTATATTAGTATTCAATTCTAACAATCTTCTACTCGATTTTCCTATTGTCAATGAGTGCATTCAGTGAAAGTGTCCTCTGTTGCTACTGTTGCTTTGTTTTTCCTTACATACGTGGCTGTATGCTTTTACTGAAATTTCTTGAATTTGTTTAATCAGTGAGCTCAATATCTTCCTGATTCCTTTTCCTCATAATGATTCAAATACTTTTTGAAGTGTGCctgtttcattttaattactatGATGTTTCAGGTAGAGGCAACAATTGAGTATATATGTCGCAATGAAGCTGGTGGAGCAATTCTTGTATTTCTCACTGGCTGGGATGAAATTTCTAAACTGCTTGACAAACTTAAAGGAAATAACTTAGTTGGAGACCCTAGCAAGTTCTTAATCCTTCCTTTACATGGCTCAATGCCTACTGTCAACCAATGTGAAATATTTGAACGTCCTCCCCCTAACAAGAGGCAAGCATATTTCTTTTGCCAATTTCATCATTGATGGTTTGTTTTGGATATATGTTTGGAGAAGTTTATGAGTAGAAAGTTGACAAGCTCTATATATAAATGGGATAAAGATTGAGCCTGAACTCAAAAACATGTTGGACCTGGATTGGGGATCTGGTGAATGGAAACTAGTTGATCTAGTTTACTtggttttattttcaaggattcTCCTTGTATAAACTGTACCATTGCTAACTTACCAACGTTCCAAAGTAGCTTAGCAAGTTAGCATTCAGAAcaaagcattttttttcataaaaaaggcCAAGGTTGGCAAAGAATTTAAATTGTCtttgaaatatattaatttggaGAAAGGCTGCAATATTTTcagtatattaatattaatattacataCATCTGATGCTGAATACTATTGTTTATTAGTGTTAATTTGCAGGAGTTAACAGCTGATGCATGAAATTGTGAAACATGTTAATTGCTAGAGGAAGATTGTTTCTGGGAAAACAATAGTTGTTAGAAGGTGTGGCTGTTCAATTTATCTGAAATAATCATGGAAATTAGCTACCTATTTAATAGCCATTTATTAATTAGAGCCAGGAGCTGAGTCCATTTTAGGTGCACTGCATAGTCTAAACTCCTGAAAACCTTACTTCTTATAATGGTCTTCTTATAGTTGACTTTTTGCTTTATTGTAATATATAATCAGATGATCAGTAAAGCTGAGGGGTTTTGATTGTTATTTTGCTGTTGTAGAAAAATCGTGCTAGCAACAAATATTGCTGAGAGTAGCATCACCATAGATGACGTTGTGTATGTCATAGACTGGGGAAAAGCAAAGGAGACCAGCTATGATGCTCTAAATAAGCTTGCTTGCTTGTTGCCATCATGGATTTCAAAGGCTTCAGCTCATCAGGTATTGAAGTTGAACATGATTTTTCACAACACGAGGTTTATTGCTCTTGTTGAACATGTGACTCTTCAGAGACTTAACTTTCTATTATTTCCGAATCCAGTAGTTAGTTgctaaattttgtgtttgaatctAATCGCCCTGCTCCCCCCCCTCccttccccattttcaaagatAAAAGACAGAGAAACAGAgtaacatgcagtattttaCTTTTACTAATGGGTAGACTTTTTTCAGAGACGTGGTCGTGCTGGTCGAGTGCAACCTGGAGTTTGCTATAGGTTGTATCCAAAACTGATCCATGATGCAATGCCTCAATATCAGTTAGCTGAAATCCTTCGAACACCTTTGCAAGAGTTGTGCCTTCATATTAAAAGTTTGCAGCTTGGGACTGTAGGATCATTTTTAGAAAAGGCACTTCAGCCACCAGATCCTTTAGCTGTTAAGAATGCTATTGAACTTCTCAAAACAATTGGGGCGTTAGATGAACAGGAAGAGCTCACTCCACTTGGTATATTATGCTGGATATGTTTGTCTCCTTAAGCTATTGAGTTTAGATTTTTAGATCTATCTGAGGCTGAGCTAATTTTATACTTGTAGGTCAGCATCTTTGTAACATACCTTTGGACCCAAATATAGGGAAGATGCTTCTCATGGGCTCTATCTTTCAGTGCTTAAATCCTGCCTTAACTATTGCTGCCTCTCTTGCTTACCGCAACCCATTTGTCTTACCCATAAACAGAAAAGAGGAAGCCGATGCAGCAAAACAATTTTTTGCTGGTGATTCTTGCAGGTTAGTTGTTGATAGTCAAGAAAATGTTCCTTCCCTGGTGGTGTTCATTCAAATTTTACTGCATAGATCAAGCCAGGTGctcaattataaatatattttcatttcagtGATCACATAGCCCTTCTCAAAGCTTTTGAAGGATGGAAGGAGGCAAAGCGAAGTGGGAACGAAAAGCAGTTTTGTTGGGATAATTTCCTTTCCCCTGCAACCTTGCGGTTGATTGACGATATGAGAATGCAGTTTCTCAATTTATTATCTGACATTGGATTTGTTGACAAGTCCAGGGGTGCTAATGTAAGCCCCTAATCCCAGTTGCTTTTCTTTTCAACTGAAATACTTTCCCCCATCTTCCCGCCCATTTAGTTTCCATCTCTTCTTAAAGTAAAAGCAAGTATAGCTTATGGCTATATTCTGAATAAGTACTAGGAGAGTAGTTATGAAGCATAATTTATGTCTTTGCAGGTTTACAACCAGTATAGTCATGATTTGGAGATGGTTTGTGCAATTCTTTGTGCTGGGCTCTACCCTAATGTTGTTCAGTGCAAAAGAAGAGGAAAACGGACAGCATTCTACACTAAAGAAGTAGGGAAGGTTGACATCCATCCTGCTTCTGTTAATGCTGGGATCTATCTCTTCCCTCTTCCCTACATGGTGTATAGTGAAAAGGTGAAAACTACCAGCATCTATATTAGAGACTCTACGAACATTTCAGATTATGCCCTACTTCTATTTGGTGGTAATCTTGTCCCTAGCAAAAGTGGTGAGGGCATTGACATGCTTGGAGGTTACCTTCATTTCTCTGCTTCGAAAAGTGTCATCGAGTTAATAAGGGTAATGTTCCCTCTATCCTTTCCCAGCAAAGCTCTGATGCTTTGTCTTTATAAGGGATATGGCTCCTTTAAAGCGAGGAAGTGCATTCGCAATAGTTAATTGTGATGAAATCAAACTCTAAAGTGTGTTCCCCTCATTTGAGAGGAGCCTAATCCTGTTTTAAGCCATGCTTGAGCCTAACAATCTCTTGGTAATGGGATATGCAGAAACTACGTGGGGAGCTTGACAAGCTTCTGaacagaaaaattgaagaaccaGGATTTGACGTTTCTGCTGAAGGAAAGGGAGTGGTTGCTGCTGCTGTTGAATTGCTGCACAGTCAAGTCATGAGATAATTTCTTTTTCCAGGGCTAACAGCATGTTGGTCTGAGTCCTGGCATTCATTAGACGTTATAATTAGCATAAATTTTGGTAGTTTTTATTGATTGCTAGCAATAGTATTTATCTGGAATGTGTATGTGCAATATCTGATTTCTTTGGTTAAAAAGGAGATAGTAATAATTGATAAGGGAAGGAGGCAAGGCCATGATCGAATTTCACAGTGGATTCTTCTCCTAGAGGAAACACTGTAGCCTTGGGCTACATATAGCAATATTTGATTCAGCATACTGTAGTTATAATCTTTCACTAGATTATACTTCTGCATTAACTGGCCCATGACATCTTTTTGTATAACGTTTTACTTTAGATTATCCAAGAAAGTATCAGTTTGTGCTTctacattctatttttttttttttttggtttagttgcctctttatttcttttcttagtTTTTCTGCAATTTACTTTCGacaattttttatcaaataaattatgctGAAACTTTAAAATATCAAGTCAGGGTGTATCCTTGGCTTATGTATTTTTttgaagataattatttaatgtttataatgtttaggtattttaattttattttttatgatttcattaaatttttaattaggtctttatatttaaaaatatttttaatagtttttgaaattttataactAAGTCTTTAAAAGTTAATACTGTCAATTTTTGTCTAATATTATTGGTATAATACTTTTTATGTTGCATATTTCCCTTCCATTCCAGCATTTTATTATATAGTCTCTtgtacaacaaaataaaaattaacttatagaTCATGTACATGttcattaaaatttgtaatatctATTATTCAAGAAATAAAGTGAACCTTTCTCCTTAAAATTTGtacaaatatttgtttttaataaaagtgTAAAATTTCGTGTGAAAGACATGTTTTCAACTAATTATAAGAAAGCTAGTTACGTTATATAGTCAAATTAGGCGATATAAGGTTGGTTTTAGggttaagaaaaaaagtta
This region includes:
- the LOC114393719 gene encoding DExH-box ATP-dependent RNA helicase DExH1-like isoform X1, which codes for MPRCLYRPTFYYSHTHLPLTFLHPPAPELSPTHLRISSSVMAYRPNYRGGGGSGASSSAARGGSRRGGGGGRGGGSGGRGGRGEQRWWDPVWRAERLRQQQAEKEVLDENEWWDKIEKMKRGGEQEMVIKRNFSIADQKTLADIAYQHELYFHAYSKGKVLIVSKVPLPDYRADLDERHGSTQKEIKMSTDIERRVGNLLNSSQSTGATLSSLPSISADLGQKQSAAPIKYVSSRQTDSSKEKLSVALKERQELVQASDSLKEMKSFREKLPAFKMKSEFLKAVQENQVLVVSGETGCGKTTQLPQFLLEEEISCLRGADCNIICTQPRRVSAISVAARISAERGESLGEAVGYQIRLESKRSAETRLLFCTTGVLLRQLVQDPDLTGVSHLLVDEIHERGMNEDFLIIILRDLLPRRPDLRLILMSATINADMFSKYFANAPTMHILGFTYPVAEHFLEDVLEKTRYSIKSDFDNFEGNSRRRRKQQDSKKDPLTEMFEDIDVDTNYKNYSLGVRKSLEAWSGSQIDLGLVEATIEYICRNEAGGAILVFLTGWDEISKLLDKLKGNNLVGDPSKFLILPLHGSMPTVNQCEIFERPPPNKRKIVLATNIAESSITIDDVVYVIDWGKAKETSYDALNKLACLLPSWISKASAHQRRGRAGRVQPGVCYRLYPKLIHDAMPQYQLAEILRTPLQELCLHIKSLQLGTVGSFLEKALQPPDPLAVKNAIELLKTIGALDEQEELTPLGQHLCNIPLDPNIGKMLLMGSIFQCLNPALTIAASLAYRNPFVLPINRKEEADAAKQFFAGDSCSDHIALLKAFEGWKEAKRSGNEKQFCWDNFLSPATLRLIDDMRMQFLNLLSDIGFVDKSRGANVYNQYSHDLEMVCAILCAGLYPNVVQCKRRGKRTAFYTKEVGKVDIHPASVNAGIYLFPLPYMVYSEKVKTTSIYIRDSTNISDYALLLFGGNLVPSKSGEGIDMLGGYLHFSASKSVIELIRKLRGELDKLLNRKIEEPGFDVSAEGKGVVAAAVELLHSQVMR
- the LOC114393719 gene encoding DExH-box ATP-dependent RNA helicase DExH1-like isoform X2; amino-acid sequence: MSTDIERRVGNLLNSSQSTGATLSSLPSISADLGQKQSAAPIKYVSSRQTDSSKEKLSVALKERQELVQASDSLKEMKSFREKLPAFKMKSEFLKAVQENQVLVVSGETGCGKTTQLPQFLLEEEISCLRGADCNIICTQPRRVSAISVAARISAERGESLGEAVGYQIRLESKRSAETRLLFCTTGVLLRQLVQDPDLTGVSHLLVDEIHERGMNEDFLIIILRDLLPRRPDLRLILMSATINADMFSKYFANAPTMHILGFTYPVAEHFLEDVLEKTRYSIKSDFDNFEGNSRRRRKQQDSKKDPLTEMFEDIDVDTNYKNYSLGVRKSLEAWSGSQIDLGLVEATIEYICRNEAGGAILVFLTGWDEISKLLDKLKGNNLVGDPSKFLILPLHGSMPTVNQCEIFERPPPNKRKIVLATNIAESSITIDDVVYVIDWGKAKETSYDALNKLACLLPSWISKASAHQRRGRAGRVQPGVCYRLYPKLIHDAMPQYQLAEILRTPLQELCLHIKSLQLGTVGSFLEKALQPPDPLAVKNAIELLKTIGALDEQEELTPLGQHLCNIPLDPNIGKMLLMGSIFQCLNPALTIAASLAYRNPFVLPINRKEEADAAKQFFAGDSCSDHIALLKAFEGWKEAKRSGNEKQFCWDNFLSPATLRLIDDMRMQFLNLLSDIGFVDKSRGANVYNQYSHDLEMVCAILCAGLYPNVVQCKRRGKRTAFYTKEVGKVDIHPASVNAGIYLFPLPYMVYSEKVKTTSIYIRDSTNISDYALLLFGGNLVPSKSGEGIDMLGGYLHFSASKSVIELIRKLRGELDKLLNRKIEEPGFDVSAEGKGVVAAAVELLHSQVMR